In Ignavibacteriota bacterium, one genomic interval encodes:
- a CDS encoding sigma-54-dependent Fis family transcriptional regulator, with translation MNRKEKILIVDDEKIVRESLFHWFDDDNYIVETAEDGETALGKYQKEKFDLLLVDMKMPGMSGLDLLAKIKLIDNDAVIILITAFSSVPTAITALKNGAFDYVTKPVDPDELSHLVKVALEQRALKLENVQLKENIDEIIKPDNLIGESFQIRKIYELVNSVARTDTTVMIRGESGTGKELVAKAIHINSSRKYSPIITVNCGALTESILESELFGHEKGAFTGAQFKRKGKFEMANGGTIFLDEIGSISLKMQVELLRVIETKQFNRVGGNELIKSDFRVITATNEPLEEMVKAGRFREDLYYRLNVFNIMIPPLRERRDDIPLLVKFFIDKFSSAMNKKIKDISKDAMEFLMGYDWPGNVRELENAVERAMVVGKSDSINVEDLPFHLSTNNYDLNGNDKSLAAMEKKYISKILSENGWNVSKTAQLLDIDRVTLYNKISKYSLRKDE, from the coding sequence ATGAACAGGAAAGAAAAAATATTAATAGTAGATGATGAAAAAATTGTACGTGAATCTCTATTTCACTGGTTTGATGATGATAACTATATTGTTGAAACGGCGGAAGATGGTGAAACCGCTTTGGGAAAATATCAAAAAGAAAAATTTGATCTTTTATTGGTTGATATGAAAATGCCAGGTATGAGCGGTTTAGATTTACTCGCAAAAATTAAATTAATTGATAATGATGCGGTGATTATATTGATAACAGCTTTTTCATCGGTTCCTACGGCAATTACGGCATTAAAAAACGGAGCATTTGATTATGTAACAAAACCTGTTGATCCCGATGAACTTTCACATCTTGTAAAAGTTGCTCTTGAACAGCGTGCACTTAAATTAGAAAATGTACAACTCAAAGAAAATATTGATGAAATAATTAAACCAGATAATCTAATTGGGGAAAGTTTTCAGATTAGAAAAATTTACGAATTAGTAAACTCCGTAGCTCGTACGGATACAACAGTAATGATACGAGGTGAAAGCGGAACTGGTAAAGAATTAGTCGCAAAAGCAATTCATATAAACAGCAGCAGAAAATATTCCCCAATAATTACAGTAAATTGCGGAGCATTAACAGAATCAATACTAGAAAGCGAATTGTTCGGCCATGAAAAAGGTGCTTTTACCGGAGCACAGTTCAAAAGAAAAGGCAAATTCGAAATGGCAAATGGGGGGACAATTTTTCTTGACGAAATCGGTTCAATTTCATTGAAAATGCAAGTCGAATTATTAAGGGTTATTGAAACAAAACAGTTTAATAGAGTCGGCGGAAATGAATTGATTAAAAGTGATTTTAGAGTAATTACCGCAACAAATGAACCTTTGGAGGAAATGGTAAAAGCCGGAAGATTTAGAGAAGATCTTTATTACAGACTTAATGTTTTCAATATAATGATACCTCCGCTGCGTGAAAGGAGAGACGATATTCCGCTTCTCGTTAAATTTTTTATTGATAAATTTTCTTCGGCGATGAATAAAAAAATAAAAGATATTTCAAAAGATGCGATGGAATTTTTAATGGGATATGATTGGCCGGGAAATGTCCGTGAACTTGAAAACGCTGTTGAACGCGCAATGGTTGTTGGCAAATCGGATTCAATAAATGTGGAAGATTTGCCGTTTCATCTTTCGACCAATAATTATGATTTAAATGGTAATGATAAAAGTCTTGCTGCTATGGAGAAAAAATACATCAGCAAAATATTATCGGAAAACGGTTGGAATGTTTCAAAAACCGCACAGTTGTTGGATATTGACCGTGTAACTCTTTACAATAAAATAAGTAAATACAGTCTTCGCAAAGATGAGTAA
- a CDS encoding HAMP domain-containing histidine kinase: MLLNRREDVHEIINTLSTEIGVNEIRIYNKQGIIIFSTNAEEVRKQVDMNEQVCIACHNSSVPLQTLSMQNKIRIYRNSENKRVLALINPIQNERDCSNAECHAHSPNVNILGVLDVVVSLDQLDEIINKSTKEVILSSIILVLVISFFSGLFISILVNRPLKIIRDGIAEVGKGNLNFRISVNSKSEFGQVARRFNDMSNKLNEAYHEIKNWSETLNVKVNEKTEELKNIYNHVSQIEKLASLGKLSATVAHELNNPLAGILVMSKVIKKKIISSGKEDEYSEIIEQLDLISNESARCGKIVKDLLIFSHSEPDEFADEDLSKIIDKAVTVIRHHLEIHGIVLVKDYPDSPVIINCNAGKIQQALMALLMNSIEAMPNGGKIVVKINLDKDDIILRIIDQGIGIAEKDLTHIFEPFYSTKEASFGTGVGLSVAYGIITNHNGNIEVEKTSEHGTTFKITLFRKENLSN; this comes from the coding sequence ATGCTTCTAAACAGAAGAGAAGATGTGCATGAAATTATTAACACGTTGAGCACGGAGATAGGCGTAAACGAAATTCGAATTTATAATAAACAAGGAATTATAATATTTTCTACAAATGCCGAAGAAGTCCGCAAGCAAGTTGATATGAACGAACAAGTTTGCATCGCGTGTCATAATAGTTCCGTACCTTTACAGACTTTATCGATGCAGAATAAGATTAGAATTTATAGAAATTCGGAAAACAAACGAGTTCTTGCTTTAATAAATCCGATTCAAAACGAAAGAGATTGTTCAAATGCTGAATGCCACGCCCATTCGCCCAACGTAAATATTTTAGGAGTTCTTGACGTTGTTGTGTCACTAGACCAATTGGATGAAATTATTAATAAAAGTACAAAAGAAGTAATTCTTTCCTCCATTATTCTTGTCTTGGTCATTTCATTTTTTTCCGGTTTATTCATCTCTATTTTAGTGAACAGACCCTTGAAAATAATTAGAGACGGTATTGCTGAAGTCGGAAAAGGAAATTTGAATTTCAGAATATCAGTAAATTCCAAAAGTGAGTTTGGTCAAGTGGCAAGAAGGTTTAATGATATGTCGAATAAGTTAAATGAAGCTTACCACGAAATAAAAAATTGGTCTGAGACACTGAACGTCAAAGTAAATGAAAAAACAGAAGAATTAAAAAACATTTACAATCATGTTTCGCAAATTGAAAAATTAGCTTCATTGGGAAAACTTTCTGCAACTGTCGCGCATGAATTGAATAATCCGCTTGCAGGAATTTTGGTAATGAGCAAAGTGATTAAGAAAAAAATAATTTCCAGCGGTAAAGAAGATGAATATTCTGAAATAATCGAACAGTTGGATTTAATTTCAAACGAATCGGCTCGGTGCGGTAAAATTGTTAAAGATCTTTTGATATTCTCACATTCAGAACCGGATGAATTCGCTGATGAGGATCTTTCAAAGATAATTGATAAAGCTGTTACTGTAATTAGGCATCATTTGGAAATTCATGGTATTGTTTTAGTAAAAGATTATCCTGATTCGCCTGTAATAATAAACTGTAATGCCGGTAAAATTCAGCAGGCTTTAATGGCTCTGCTAATGAATTCTATTGAAGCTATGCCTAACGGAGGTAAAATTGTTGTTAAAATAAATCTAGACAAAGATGATATTATTTTAAGGATAATTGATCAAGGAATAGGTATTGCAGAAAAAGATTTGACGCATATATTTGAACCTTTTTATTCGACAAAAGAAGCTTCATTTGGAACCGGTGTGGGACTTTCTGTAGCTTATGGAATTATTACAAATCATAATGGAAATATAGAAGTGGAAAAAACTTCAGAACACGGCACCACTTTTAAAATAACTTTGTTTAGGAAAGAAAATCTTTCCAATTAG